The Colius striatus isolate bColStr4 chromosome 23, bColStr4.1.hap1, whole genome shotgun sequence genome segment GGTCTCCAAAGTGAATTCCCGCTCCTATGTATTATGCTTATGGCAGGGGAGCGTGTACAACGCAGACAGGGCGTCCAGTGCGGTATTTTTGCTCATATGGGCCTGACCTACACGCAGTCAGTACATTAGATTTATCTGTGTTTTGTTGGCATCATGTTCTTACGCTTCTGCTGGGAGCCTGAGAGGTTTCTCCATTTTGAATTACCTGCATTTTCATGGAGGTTATCGGAGTCTTTTGTCCGAGAGAGCTACTGCTGGAAGGGTCAGTTTTTTGTTCTACGTTAAATTGAAAGGAACCAAGTAGCTGCAAAACAAATGTAGAGTCGTGCTTCTGTGCATCTGGGTAGCGGAAAAGTCACGTCTAGCTTTGGTTCCAGGGTACCACAAAAAGCGGGTAGCGTAGGTCtccagaaaggaaaagcttaGGCAGTTTTCTGCAGTTTGCAGTTACGCGCCTTACAGTTCCCACGGGTTCTTCTCCCGCTGCCTTTCTGTCGATGATCGAGTCGCTCCTTTTCAGTAACTTTAGTTGTCTGATTGTGTCTGGTTTAGTTCGGGGCAGCCGAGTCTTTTTTCCGTGTCGAGCGTTGCGGCCCTTAAGCGAGGTTTCGTTAGTCCTCGGTGGtggccaggggctgctctcCGGAAGCGTCTCCTGTAAATTGGTCCCTTAGGAGTGGCTTGCCTGTGTCTACCTTCGTCCGGGATTGACGCTGGACCTCTCAGAGGGATTTTCTTTCAGGAGATAAAAATGATCAGCAGGTTCTTGGATTTTCatttgaagtttaaaaaaaaaaaaaggcatagtTTATCCCTGTGACCGTTCTGTCTCATCTGTGACTGGAGGGAAGTGTGGGAGTATTCTGGAGTTCACTGAATTTATTTTCCCCGCAGCGTGGTTGGAACGAGTTCGCTTCGGAGAGCGGCCCAGCTCAAAAAGAAGTTTCCCCAGTTAGAGTTCAGGGATATTGTATCCTTTCCTGGCAAAACGCGCAAACTGGGTAACACTGCAAATGGGAGAAATATAACAATGCAAAATTTAGAGTCTGGGCTGACTTCTATTGCTGGGTCTACGAGACTAAGCCGCTTCTTCAaatgctgctctcctctgctaACCTATTCGGAGAGGGATGCGCAGCCTGTTCCTTTCCCCGCTTTCCATGAGACGGGAAAGAATGGGCCAGCCTTAGTTTAGCTCAGATTCAGGACACGAATGAACTTTATGTTAAGgatcatttgaaaaaaacatgtcAACGGGCACCTACAATGTGTTCATTGCGGCAGCGCGACTGACCGCAGATCAGTTTGTGATACCCCTCATGTGTGGTGGGCTGCTAGTTGTGGCCTGGGCCGCTGAACTAGTGGTAAAAAGCACTGTTGCTTCAGTCCTAGTAAGCTAGTCCTTCGCTATGCAAAAGGAGGCGGCGTCGGGTGCTAGTACTTTACTTGGATGACTTTAGTATCTGTTGAAGGTCAGCGCTTGAATTAATATTCCGTAATGGGCGTCAAAATTCTGTTTAAGAATTGAACTATTGTTTCTCGGTGGTGCTCTGACCGGCTCTCATTTGGAGGCTGTGGGATTCTGTCCATTCAGTAAACACGGGCAAGCGAGTGTTAAGCAGTTAAAGGACTGTTTGCCTACTGTTTGCTCGCTTGTATGCTTGCTTAAACACTTCTACAGAGGGGAAATTTAAATACTCGCCTAAAGAAGCTGGATGAGAAGGAAGACTTTGGGGCTATCATCCTGGCCGCTGCAGGCCTGAAGAGAATGGGCTGGGAGAATCGCATCGGCCAGGTGAGgagcagcaaagcagaaaattcCGTTCACCACCACTCTGTCAACTTCTAGACCTCTTGCTTATCTCATCAAAGACGAGTGCGCTTTGACAAATCCATTGCCCGTCTCTTCGTAATTCGACGTGCTTTGGGGAGGATTTTCTTATCCTTccatcagttttgttttcttcataggGAAATTTATACTGGTCAGCTTTCCGTGGGGCGGGAAGTTTGTACTCCGTTCGTCTCCCAGCATTTCAGAATAGTTGTCTCTAGCTACACAGCAGTGCGTGTGACTGAGGTGTTTCTAATTAGCCGTTTGCTGAACTGGAAGTAGCTTCTGGTTTGGGAATGTGAAGAAAAGGGCATCATCTCGCTGTAGGGGTGGGAAGTGTGAGGCGCAGGAAGGCGGATGTGACGTTTCCTTGTTCAGGCACAAAGTCGATTGATGTTAGAGGCAAGCATAGAATTTAGCTCTCGCTTCCTGTATTCTGAGCAGCACAACTTTATTTAACtgtgaattaattttcttccagcTCCTGAGCCCCGAAGATTGTCTATATGCTGTTGGACAGGTACGTCTGACTTTGGCATCCGTCTCTACTACAGTGGATTGTTTTGTAATTAATGTCTGTAAATGCCCTCCTTTAGTGAAACGCATCCAAGCTGTGGAGTTCTTTCTCAAGCAATGCTGAGTGCATGCAGAGACGCGTGAAGCTGAGGGATTGCTACGATTACTGTgcgtttctcttccttttcaaagGGTGCCTTGGCAGTGGAAGTTCGTGCCAAAGACCAGGAGATACTGAATATGGTGTCTGCCCTGCACGATGAGGACACGGTGTTACGCTGCATAGCTGAGAGAGCCTTTATGAAACGTCTGGTAGGTGCGGCAACCTCGTttttctgcctgcagcagccagtaTCTCTCCCCTACTGAAACTATAGCGTGAGAAGTCCATAAGGCTTTGCTAAAACGGCCACGCGGGTGTTACTTGGGAATCGAGAAGGACCTTAAAGGGCGATAGATGGGGCCACATATGGCCCCAGCTTTTCAGAGGCCTCCGCTTTGGACGTTCTGGGTATGACCCTTGATCATATCAACATCTTTCTGTTTTAGGAGGGTGGATGTAGCGTCCCTGTTGCCGTCAACACTGTGCTGAAAGATGGACAGGTGAGGAGTGCTTTGTAAAACTTGTTCCAGTACGTGCACGCTCTGCTGTCCTTTCTGGAAGGTAGTTGTGGCAGGTATCTCTGTAGCCAATTAGGGCAGGTGGGCTACTGACTTGAACCTGCAGAGTTTGTGTCTGAAATTGGAGTATGAGAATGAGTTTGACTGCTGAAGCTCAGTCTTCTAGAAAAATGCCTTAAGCCCGGGATTTCTGCCCCCATCCACTACCGCCCTTCTTTAAAGGTGACGGTGCCCCGAGATCTGATAGCGTGGCTTCTGACctcagaaaatgtgtttttgcACAACAGAGTGTGATACTAAGGAGGTGAGAAGCTACTCGCATCTTCCTTAAGTGGGTATACTTGGGTTGTACTGCTCTTCTCGCCAATTCCGCTGCAGTACAAAAGAGTTCCCCTGCAGATCCAGCTCACGCTctgtggtgtgtttttttttttttttttttttttttaaagggggtttctgtttggatttcTACTTGTTTGTTAATGTAGTATTAATCCCTTCATCTACGTCTCTCCAAGTTGTATTTGACAGGAGCGGTCTATAGTCTGGATGGATCAGATAGTCTGAGGGAGACTATGCAGACGGGTGTAAATTATCCCCAACGGGTATGTGAGTCACACTGACTTCAAAACGCAAACCTGAGGCCGAAGGGCAAATCCAGACCTTTGGAAATCTGTGCATTACTTTTGCTTGGGTTCCTTGTACTGGCCTGCCGCTCTTGGGGCTTCTCAGACCAGATTTTACCTTGTTTCACATGTGCTTTAAACCGCTTGCTGtccactcccttctgctgccttACATCAAGGCGTTTACATTTGCAGAACGAAGATGGACCGAATGACGACGTACAGCATGTCGGCATCACGGCAAAGAACGTCCCCCGTCTGGCccaggaagctgcagagagcctCGGTGTTGAGCTAGCAAATTTACTTCTGAGCAAGGGAGCTAAGCATATCCTTAGTGTGGCGAGGCAGCTCAATGATACCCGCTAAACCTGACATGCGGTCGGCATGATCAATAGGGCTCTAGCGAGTGTTTGCAGCTAAGCTGTCATCCCCCTCTGGAGGATGTGATTTTTTCCAGTGCTTGCATCAGTCTTACCTCGCCTTTGGGCACAAAAACTTGAAATGCTTACTAATTTAACTAACTCAATTACTTTATGCTGTTGAGGGTTTTCATCCCATTTCTCTAAATTACAAAGTGTCTCTGTTAAGTTTTCATCAGTTTTTGTAGCTAGGAAGTTAATAAAAACCACATCTTTAAGTGTTCTCATGTTCCATTTAGGAACAAAGGCCTCTGACGTTTTACTTGAGGACTCACCCATGACAATAAAGTGCCGTACTGTGCTGATGGTAGCATGGTACTCTTGGCAGTTGTTACTAGTATTGGGGCCCATTCCCTCATCGGGATCCTGATAACGGTTTCCCTATGGTAGAGCAGCCTGCAGTTACTGGATCTGTGAACTGTAATGAGCGAGGAAGCAGACAGCCGGTCTAGTTTCCTTTTATGCTTGTCTACAAGGGTAACCTGGGATGGTCATTTGTCTATGCTAACTGCCAGCCTGAGGGGACACGACAATTTGGGCCGCTGTAGTTTTACCCAAAACTGTTACCGGGGGTAACGATGCATTGTTTATTCTCTGTGCAACGTCCAGCGAGTGTAAGGGACGACAAATACAGCTAAATTGTAAGCACCCATGCGTGAGTGCACATCATTGTGGAGCGGCTCTTCGTTTCTTCTGACAGGACCCGAGCTGGCCAACCCCTGGCCGCCGCTTCCGTCGGCCCGCCCCCCCACCCTGGGTCCGGCCCCGCCTCCCCACCCTGGGTCCGGCCCCGCCTCCAGGCGCAACGGCGGGACTGGGACTCGCccactcccccccccacccttcCAGCGGATCTCAGCTCTCCTGGTGAGGAATTGGGGTGGCCCTGAAAAGGGCCTTtgtttggtggtggtggtgcgtCGGCCAGCCGGCCGTCCTAGTACTCCTGCGACTGCTGCCCGCCCTTCTTGCCGGGCTTGGTGGGGCccacgccgccgccgccgccgctcgtCTTTTTGggcagcagcacggcctggATGTTGGGCAGAACGCCTCCCTGCGCGATGGTGACGCCGCCCAGCAGCTTGTTGAGCTCCTCGTCGTTGCGCACCGCCAGCTGCAGGTGGCGGGGGATGATGCGCGTCTTCTTGTTGTCGCGCGCCGCGTTGCCCGCCAGCTCCAGGATTTCGGCCGTCAGGTACTCCAGCACGGCGGCTAGGTACACGGGGGCGCCGGCCCCCACCCGCTCCGCGTAGTGCCCCCGCCGCAGCAGCCGGTGAACGCGCCCGACGGGGAACTGCAGCCCTGCCCGAGACGAGCGAGACTTGGCCTTTGCTCGGGCCTTACCGCCGCTCTTGCCACGGCCAGACATGGCGCCTCGCTACGCTGTAGGCACCCTTTCCACTCCTTCGGATCTCTGCGATGAAGTGAGGCGAGAGGCCTCGCACCCGGCGTTTTTATAACCTCCTGCGAAGTAGGGCTCGGCTCATTGGACGGCGCTACGGGGCCTCGCTATTGGTGCGTCCGGCGGAAGAAGCCTTTCGCTGACTGGTCGTCTGTGCGATACCACCGTGCTCGTCCAGGGACTATTGGCGACGGGGATCGGCCAATACGAAGGTAAGGCGCCAAATTCATACCTTGCCGAGGCGGTTGGCGGGCGCCGCCGCCGggttcggggggggggggggggcgtggGGTCGTGCGCCCATATGTGGGGGCGCGGCCTCGCTGCGGCCACCGCCTCCGCCGCCCCCCTGGGCGGGACGCGGCTCGTCGGAAAGATGCGAGAGGACAGCGGAggggcccggccctgcccggcACGCTGCGCTTCTGCGGAGCTGGCTCTCGCGGGGCGCCGGTCGCGCTCCCTTTCGCCCGTGGGAGAGCCAGAGCACCGAGTGCGGGAGCGCTAGTGCTCCAGACCGGAGGCGGTAACGCTCAGACATCGGCTCCGTCTAAGGAGCTTTGGCCGTGTTTGCGTGAGGAAATTCTACTCACGGTAACCCAATGCGGCAGAGTGAGGACAGTTGTTGGCGCTCCGATGACCGAACCGGCTCGGCCGGCTGCTCCCAGAGCTTTTAGAAGAGCTTGGTCGACCCCCGGGCCAGGGCCTCGCTTCCTTCCGGAGGCAGAGGGGCTCTCGGAATGCCTGCAGACTGAGGGGGGTGTCCGCTACAGGGGTATTGGGTTTACAGCGGCGTACAGAAAGAGAGCATTCTCCATTTTAGAGGACTGCAGAAGTGTGCGAGATGTATTACGGTTTGTTTAAGGAAAGCAACAGAGGTGGGGAGagctaagaggaaaaaacttCAGGAATGTAGAATGAGAAAGCGGTGTGAAGGCCATCGGTCACAAGTGAAAGAATTACCCACGAGCAGCCTTTATTTCTGTGCTCTGTCCTGTCTCGCTGAAGACCATGTCTaggtttctggtttttttacCCTGACAGGGTCCTAGGACTGTCTACCCTGTGCATTTAAGTACTTATACTTGGAGGACTAGATACCCAGAACGGGCATTGACATGAGTCTAAGGGGCCGGCGTGTACACGGTAGCAGCAAATGGGAAGACCATAGCGGGTGCAGAGGGAGGCTGTGGCTAGAAAGCCATAGAGATGTACAGCGTCACCTGGTTTTGCTGCCTGTTGAAATTTTTGAGGCAAAGcactgaaggggaaaaagtgccATGAATTGTTTTATTCTCAGAGTGCTCCGAGTTTTGAGTGTGGTTTCCAGTGCGTCAGTCTGTGGAGCAAAGACCGTGTCTGGTTTACTCATTCTGCTGTATGGCGTGTCCTAGAAATCTAAGTTCCCGCTTTCTCTTTTGGGAACGGTCACAGTCAGATGTACGGAGATTTCCTTTTTACCGCTTTCCCTACGTGCTGCGAGCAAACCCTCGGGTCATTTACTTCCCCTCTGAAAGAGATTTCCAAGTAACGGTGGCGTCTGAGTAGCGGCGAGCATCTCCTGTCGGCAGACTTGGACAAAAGCCTTccatgcacaaaaaaaaaaaaaaaaaagacgatTACGCTTTGAGACCGGCCCGTGCGGAACACTTGCTCGCATTTTGACAGGCATCCCGAGGTTCCCGAGAGGGCTCGAGTAAGATCTGTCGAATCGTCTGGTCGGCAACTGTGGAAAAGTGATTGCCACTACGGCTCTTTTCCCTGTCCCCGACAGCCCAGTCAGACGTCGTAGAACAAGCGCACTAGCTGGTACCGGACTGAAAATGCGATCGTGCTACCCAGGacctaggggaaaaaaaaatcagagacacaacagaaaagttATACTGTTAAACAGTTTATGGGCTGGTGGATTCCCGCCCTTTGCCGGGGTGCCTCATTTGACTAAATAGCAACAGTTAGGCTGGGCTTTTTAGCTATAGacagaagaaagggagaaaagtcTAACTCCAGTTTTTTTGGTCTTTCTCAGAAAATCGCTGCCATCTACGGATGATCTCCGTGCGTTCCCACACCCTGATCGTGTTGCGAGAATGTGCGGACTGGAGCAATGGTTggcaactatttttttctttcctggaggAGGCTATATTATCCCATAAACTCTAATGGAAAATGCCCCTTATGAGAAGGTGATGCCGAGCCTTGTCTGCCGTGACCGGGATTGAGTACTTCTGTTCTCTCCTGCCTTCTACGTGGTCTGCCACTACCGTGTTCGGTCTCTGGGTCGGTTTGTTGGAAGAGTCCTTCCTCCCCAGTGTTGACTTGGCTAAGcccctcttctctttctttataaGGATCTCTTTGATCTGACGGTGACCTTAAGGTGACCTAGAGACTCTCTATTTATTAGCTCTCATGGAACTGGGGAGGAACCGGTTTCCTCCTCGGGCTGCGTAAACCTTTGATTCTCCTCGAGTTCCACAGCTTGGTGGCATCTAGTGTGACGAGCATTATGCTTTTAACCCTAACCCTTTCCCTTTGCAACCCTTGAGACCGATTTGGATGTGCTTCTATTTCACAGTACGTCTTTATACAGAAGGAACCGTTTCTCTGACCTGAATGAGTAGCAACAGGAGAGTGAGATTTCGTTCATGGGTAGGTCCGATCACCTTTATAACAAAGTTAATGAGAGTCATGTTATTGCATTCGGTGTATTCACCGTCTTCATCTGTTCCGCTTCTCACATGCACTACATGCAAGATCTCTACGGCCTGCGGAGAGAAATATTGTGTGCTGTTTAGCCAGGTACGTTCGGCGCTTGCCGTCTGGTTTTGCTCCAGATCCCTGAAGTTGGGCTCGTGCCCTTACTAAACGACAGGAGAGGCTTTTTGGGGTCCCAGGATGCCGCTATGTACGGTCGCTCCAAAGGAGCCATCATTACCGCGATCGAATGACAATGAGTGACGGACCAAGCAGAATATACTTTTGTCCGCGTTTGAGCCGGGAAAAAAATAGTGCGCCCGGAACTTCTTTGGTCCCTCCCGTCTCGTTAGTCTAGCGTTGGATTGCCCCCTCCAAACACGTCTGCATTTTTTACGTTTTTGAGATATTACCTTCAGAATGGCTGTTCCCAGGGCAGAGAGGCTCTTAGTTTTGAATTTGGAGTAGCTCATCTCCAATTTCCCTGTACTAGGATTGAGCCTAAAAGAAATGTAGAACTTTTAGTGCAGATAGAGCAAGGAGACGGAGAGATCCCCTCGTAAGCAGACTTTAGATCCTTATCCTGGCAGTTAAGGAAGCAATGCAGAGGTAGAAAAAGTGGGAATAACCCCTTACGCGTAACGGCAGCTGCCAATGCCTAGGCCCTCGGCTTTGGCCGAGCTGGAAGGAGATCACTCCCTGCCACGCTCCCAATATACGTGCACAAAGCTGTAcggtttaaaaaatgaaataggaaCACGTGACGTTTACAGAGACAATCCAGTGTGGCTGATACGGCACGGTACCAGAGTGCCTGCTACTCAGCGGATCCTACTGTGATGACATTAAAAAGGGTCAGTATCAAGTGCCCTCGGTCTTGTAGCTGGCGGGGGGGAGGGGTGTGCTCCATAAAGATAACTTCTGTGGGAAACTTGACCGTAGCTGGCAGAGCCAGCTGGCAAACTTCTAACTATAAAAGGTACCGTGATGGCTTTTAAACAGATTACCTGCCACCACCTTTTTCATCTACTGTTAGAGATAAATGGCACAATCCGTGGTACTGTTACAGGTCTGTCAGTTACATTACCTTGGCAGCCGGTGACGGGGACAAGGAATGACGTGGAAGAGTTGAGGCAGCGAGTAAAGGAAGTTGAACACTTGTGGgatgaaaaaaagcagcatcGTTTTGCTGAAGTGCCCCAAGATCCCCACCACAGCAAAGGTCATGCCAGCAAAATAGCAGAAGGTGTCCCCGACGAAAGCTTGAGACGGGTACCTGTGACGGCCAGGGCAGAAAAGCAAAGGTCTGTCGTGATCACTGTTGCCACGAAAGCAACTTTATGACCGCCGATTATATACCCCCGTGGCAATTTAGGGGCCGAGGGAGCTGTGACGGATCAATGCGATAAGAATTATTTTGGGTGTTTACACTAAGAACTAAGTGACTGAGACCCACCACCGGACACACGGAGAACGCGGTATAAAGAAAGGGCTAGCGAGACACTGGAGGGAGCGTATTCTGCGCGTCTTGGTGAGCAGGTGTGACCGGAATCGTAATAAAGAAAAGCTACTGGCGCTCGGTTCGGTCAAGAAGCCCGTCTACTCTCTGGCATCCCGCCTGCGCTTTGTTAAGTGGTTTCGTTTGTTTGAAAAGGGAGAACTTAAAGGGAAAGGATGCTGCTGAACAAACTCTAAGTGTCCTCTTACCAGTTGTGGTAAAACAGCCCCAgcgtggtaaaaaaaaaaggaatcatgaagtagagagaaaaaatgTGATCATCGCGATAATCCCctaaaaaagaaagcacaaaaaaaaggatttgtGATGAGACAGGACTggttgtggggattttttttttgttcagttttgtcATGCCAGATAACAAAATCTAGGATTTTATCTCTCTGGTTTATTCCTTACCGTTTAATTCTGCAATGTTGAATACGATAATGGAAGCGGCTATCACCAGCGACTGCCCTGCTTCAATCCCATTAATTCCGGCGAGAATGTTGATGGCGTTTGTGCAGAACACCGCCAGCATGCCCATGTACACATAGTAGAGGACACCTGCGAATTGGAGCGAGCCGAGCGCTTTAGTATCTGCAGGCAAAATGGGCCCTGGTCCAAGGTGGTGGAgctctcccttcctgctccGCGTGGCAGTCTGTTAATTAGCGATCTTGGTGACTTTTGATAGCTCTAGCTTACTAACAAACCGTTCCCTCTGCCCTGTATCGGCCATCACGCGTGCACACACGTACAATGCGGCAAGCGCGGCAAACCATCAGGACGCGGTGGCAGAATGTAGCTCTCTGCCCTTCGGTCATTCTGGTGTCGGCAGCCGGGTGCCCCAGGCACCCGGTGCCCAATTGCACTGCCAGTGTCGTGGAAAAATGATCCTTGCCTATCTACACACAGTTGTACGTGTGCTGAGTTTACGGACCATTTTATTAGTTCTTTCCAGACTAATAGTTAATGGGTGGAGGTGCATCCTCTCACCAGCGACTTAAACAAGTCCTTCGTGTGTTTCCTCTGCGGCACGGAGATCTGTCATGTGCCCCCTTTCTGCCGACAGTTCGCTGCTCGGACGACAGCTTCTGCTTACCCAGGTCCAAGTGCATGCCCAGCAGCACCCGGAAGGGCTTGGGCACGACGATGGTCGTGTTCCCAAAGCTGGTGAAGTAAACCATGAGCAGCGGGAGAGAAGCCATGGTAGGAAGAAGGAGCTTGTGCCGCCAGCGCAAGTTCAGAACGTCGTCTGCGAAGCCGAGGAAAATCATGCAGCAAATGGCGAGCAGTGAACCGATCAGTGCCACAAACTGCGGGACGGAGAACGGGACCCCGATTACGGGCAGTCGGTCCTTGTTTCCGCCCACCGCCCTCCCGGCACCCGGCGAGCCTGACCTCGtcgtgaggaaaggctgcgcaCTGCTCCTCCACGAAGCACCTCAAGAAGGGCACGGGAATGAAGCAGAAGAGGATGATCAGGAACACGGCTCCACTGATCACGCCCTGCGCCTCGGGCCTGAAAGGAAGGTAAGGCGGGGAGTCCCTCCGGGCCGATTCCGGTCCCGGAGCCGTTGCCGGGACGGCCCCGCGGTCCGCAGTTGGGCCGGGCAGCGTTACTTACACGGGCCTCCGCGAGGCCTTGTTAAGGTCTTCGCCGAA includes the following:
- the HMBS gene encoding porphobilinogen deaminase isoform X1, whose amino-acid sequence is MAEPGAAAGENGVGGRSVRVGTRRSQLARIQTDSVVETLRELYPDLRFEIVAMSTTGDKILDTALSKIGEKSLFTKELENALERNEVDLVVHSLKDLPTSLPPGFTIGAVCKRENPLDAVVFHPKNCGKTLSLLPEKSVVGTSSLRRAAQLKKKFPQLEFRDIRGNLNTRLKKLDEKEDFGAIILAAAGLKRMGWENRIGQLLSPEDCLYAVGQGALAVEVRAKDQEILNMVSALHDEDTVLRCIAERAFMKRLEGGCSVPVAVNTVLKDGQLYLTGAVYSLDGSDSLRETMQTGVNYPQRNEDGPNDDVQHVGITAKNVPRLAQEAAESLGVELANLLLSKGAKHILSVARQLNDTR
- the DPAGT1 gene encoding UDP-N-acetylglucosamine--dolichyl-phosphate N-acetylglucosaminephosphotransferase isoform X2, producing MAAWPAVPLLVNLGGSLLGFVATLTLIPAFKDHFLAARLFGEDLNKASRRPVPEAQGVISGAVFLIILFCFIPVPFLRCFVEEQCAAFPHDEFVALIGSLLAICCMIFLGFADDVLNLRWRHKLLLPTMASLPLLMVYFTSFGNTTIVVPKPFRVLLGMHLDLGVLYYVYMGMLAVFCTNAINILAGINGIEAGQSLVIAASIIVFNIAELNGDYRDDHIFSLYFMIPFFFTTLGLFYHNWYPSQAFVGDTFCYFAGMTFAVVGILGHFSKTMLLFFIPQVFNFLYSLPQLFHVIPCPRHRLPRLNPSTGKLEMSYSKFKTKSLSALGTAILKAVEILHVVHVRSGTDEDGEYTECNNMTLINFVIKVIGPTHERNLTLLLLLIQVLGSTIAFSVRYQLVRLFYDV
- the LOC133627647 gene encoding histone H2A; the encoded protein is MSGRGKSGGKARAKAKSRSSRAGLQFPVGRVHRLLRRGHYAERVGAGAPVYLAAVLEYLTAEILELAGNAARDNKKTRIIPRHLQLAVRNDEELNKLLGGVTIAQGGVLPNIQAVLLPKKTSGGGGGVGPTKPGKKGGQQSQEY
- the DPAGT1 gene encoding UDP-N-acetylglucosamine--dolichyl-phosphate N-acetylglucosaminephosphotransferase isoform X1 codes for the protein MAAWPAVPLLVNLGGSLLGFVATLTLIPAFKDHFLAARLFGEDLNKASRRPVPEAQGVISGAVFLIILFCFIPVPFLRCFVEEQCAAFPHDEFVALIGSLLAICCMIFLGFADDVLNLRWRHKLLLPTMASLPLLMVYFTSFGNTTIVVPKPFRVLLGMHLDLGVLYYVYMGMLAVFCTNAINILAGINGIEAGQSLVIAASIIVFNIAELNGDYRDDHIFSLYFMIPFFFTTLGLFYHNWYPSQAFVGDTFCYFAGMTFAVVGILGHFSKTMLLFFIPQVFNFLYSLPQLFHVIPCPRHRLPRLNPSTGKLEMSYSKFKTKSLSALGTAILKAVEILHVVHVRSGTDEDGEYTECNNMTLINFVIKVIGPTHERNLTLLLLLIQAFVQVCRQEMLAATQTPPLLGNLFQRGSK
- the HMBS gene encoding porphobilinogen deaminase isoform X2, which encodes MAEPGAAAGENGVGGRSVRVGTRRSQLARIQTDSVVETLRELYPDLRFEIVAMSTTGDKILDTALSKIGEKSLFTKELENALERNEVDLVVHSLKDLPTSLPPGFTIGAVCKRENPLDAVVFHPKNCGKTLSLLPEKSVVGTSSLRRAAQLKKKFPQLEFRDIRGNLNTRLKKLDEKEDFGAIILAAAGLKRMGWENRIGQLLSPEDCLYAVGQGALAVEVRAKDQEILNMVSALHDEDTVLRCIAERAFMKRLEGGCSVPVAVNTVLKDGQNEDGPNDDVQHVGITAKNVPRLAQEAAESLGVELANLLLSKGAKHILSVARQLNDTR